The DNA sequence TGGTGAGCCTCCTTCACCGGATGCGGGATGAGGCCAGGAGGAAAGTTCCCCATAACGTTATGGGGAGCCGGGAAGGTCAGGCGGTGGAAGCCCTCTTCAAGAAGCTCGGACGAATGACCTGGGAGTCCTTCGTGCAAAACCGCCTCCCCCTCCTCAACCTTCCTGAGGACCTGAGGGAGGCCCTGGAAGAGGGCTCCATCCCCTACACGGCGGCCTTGGAGCTGAAGAAGGTAAAGGACGAGGGGGAGAGGCGGAGGCTTTTGGAGGAGGTCAAGGCCGGTCTCTCCTTCCGGGAGCTGAAGAAGAGGGTGCGGGAGCCGACGAGGAAGCCGGAGCCCCCTAGGGCCTGGCACCGAGAGGTGGCCACCCGCCTGGCCCGGCTGGACCTCGAGGCCCTCCCCCCGGAGCGGAGGGCACGGGTGGAAGAGAAGCTGCGGGAGCTTTTGGAGGCGCTGGAGGAAGGGTGAAGCCCGTAGAATAAGGAGCAAATATGCCCGAGACCCAAAGAACCTCCATCCCCCAGGAAGGAAAGCAAGAGAAGCAGTTCTTCCAGGCCCTGAGGGACGTCTTTGTGGGTGCCCGCGTGGAGGGGGAGTCCGGCTTCGTGAACCTGATGGGGATCAAGACCCGCTATTACGAAAACGGGGTCTTCCCCAGGCTCAAGAAGGACATAGACGAAGCCCTAAAACCCTTCCCCGAGTTCCGGGAGGAGCTGTTTGACCGGCTCTACAACTTCTTCAAGCGCTACTTCTCCGAGTCCGGCTCGGTCTACTTCCGCTTCACCCCGCCCCACGAACACGTCTACGAAAAGGTCTACACCGACGACCGGGACGTGGCCCTCTTCTGG is a window from the Thermus filiformis genome containing:
- a CDS encoding ParB/RepB/Spo0J family partition protein, with product MEKMIRETMGLMMPKADTLTQVSLENLIPRPQPRKHFDDHKLQDLAESVKAHGVLEPLLVRSAGEDKYEILAGERRYRAAQMAGLAEVPVVVLEVDDKEARAIALVENLQREDLNPYEETVGILDLLALELGKEREEVVSLLHRMRDEARRKVPHNVMGSREGQAVEALFKKLGRMTWESFVQNRLPLLNLPEDLREALEEGSIPYTAALELKKVKDEGERRRLLEEVKAGLSFRELKKRVREPTRKPEPPRAWHREVATRLARLDLEALPPERRARVEEKLRELLEALEEG